In Paludibaculum fermentans, the genomic stretch GCAACTGCGCCGGCGCCAACGGGGCTGTAGTGACGAACGAATGGCTGGATGCCAACATCCGCAGCAAGGGGCCGCTGGGCAAGCTCTACCCGAAGTTCGCCTTCATCATGGAGGGCGACACGCCTTCCTTCCTCGGCCTGCTCGACAACGGGCTCAACGCGTACCGCCGGCCGGACTGGGGCGGTTGGGGCGGCCGCTACCTTTACCGCCAACCCTACGGCGAGAGCCACGCGATCTGGACGCAGGGCGGGGACATGTTCTCCCGCGTGACTTCGCAGGACACGGTAACGGGCCTCGACGGCAAGGAGTACATCTCGGATCATGCCACCATCTGGCGTTGGCGGGACGCCTACCAGAACGACTTCGCGGCACGCATGGACTGGACGAGCACCGACTTCGCGCATGCCAATCACAACCCGCATCTGGTGGTGAATGGCTACGCGGGCACGGCTCCGGTGGTCCTCGATGCGGTGGTGGGCCAACCTCTGCAGTTGGACGCGACCCGCAGTGCGGACCCCGACGGCCAGAAGCTGAACTTCACCTGGTTCCATTACGGAGAGGCAGGCGCCACCGGCGCGAACCTGGCAGCCGTCACCCTGGCCGGAGCGGACACGTCGAAGGCGGTGGTGACCCCCACGGCCGTCTGCCGGCCCCAGTGGTTTGCGGGCGTGGGCCGGTGCTCAGGCATCGGCGTCGCGCACATCATTCTCGCCGTGACCGACGAAGGTTCGCCAAAACTGACCTCGTACCGGCGGGTGATCCTGAACGTGCGCGCGGCGCCCCCGCGCCAATAGGCATCCGGGCGGCTATGTTAAACTCCAAAGCTGCCCACGTGGAGCCCGGCCCCGTACCGCCGCCCTGACAGGAATCCAGAGTTCGCAGCAGGTGAGCGGAGGTCTATCCGATGTTTACGCGTCGAGGTTTCATCCACAGTTCGGCAGCCGCCGCGCTAGGCGCCGCGGAGACGAAGCCGGCCCTCCCCGACAAGGCGAACTTCCGCGTGCAGGAGTTCCAGACCTGCCTGAACGCCGGGCGCTGGCATCCGTTGAGCAATGGTGCGCGCGCCGCCGCAAACCTGTACCAGGAGTACAAGCAGCGCGGGATCTGGGATCGCAATGGACTGAGATCCGGCGCCAATCCCAATGCCCACGGCGGCTCGCAGGCCGAAGCCAAACAGCTCTTCGCGAAACTCATCAACGCCGCGCCGGAGGAGATCGCCTTCGTCCAGAGCACCACGGCGGGCGAGAACCTGGTGGTGCAGGCCCTGGGGCTTCCTGCCGCTGGAGCGAACATCGTGACCGATGGACTGCACTTTGAAGGCTCGCTCTACCTTTATGACGCGCTGATGAAGCAGGGGCTGGACGTCCGCCTCGTGAAGCCGAAGAACTGGCGCATCGAGATGCGCGACCTGGAGCAGGCGATCAACAAACAGACGCGGCTGGTGGCCATCTCGCTTGTCTCCTATATCAACGGCTTTCAGCATGACCTGAAACGGATCTGCGACGTGGCGCACGCCAACGGAGCCCTGGTCTATGCGGACATCGTGCAAGCGGCCGGCGCCGTGCCGGTGGATGTCAAAGCGTCGGGCATCGACTTCTGCGCCACGGCCAGCTACAAGTGGCTGATGGGCGACTTCGGGCTGGGCTTCCTCTACGCCCGCAAGGACCTGCTGGAAGGGCGGCTGAAGCGTACGGTCTACAGCTACCGGCAACTGCGCAGCTTCTCGAACCACATGTTCCCCTACGACAGCCCGGGCCCCTCAGCCGTGGGCTGGGAGCAGGACCACTCAGCGGCAGGCTACTTCGAACAGGGCACGCTGGCCAGCGCGGTCTCCGAGACCCTGGCTTATTCGCTGCAGTACATCCAGACCCTCGGAGTGGAAAACATCCGGAGGCACAGCCAGTCGATGATTGCGCACCTGCGGCGGGAGGTGCCCAAGCTGGGCCACCCGCTCATCACGCCCGAGGGCTCGACCGGTCCGCTGGTCGCCTTCCAGTTGGAGAACCCGCAGTTGGTCGAGGCGAAGTTGAAGAAGGCGAAAGTGGACGTGGCCATCACGGACCACCGCATGCGCGTTTCGCCGTCCGTCTACAACGACCACGAGGATGTGGAGCGGCTGCTGCGGGCCCTCGGCAGCTAGGGCTCACCGGGTCAGGCCTTGATTGGGATCCAGATCTCGAAACCGCCGCTGCCCGTACGCCCATCGAACTCTTCGCCGTAGCGCTCGAACTCCGGCCCTTCCGCGATCTGCAGTCCCGCCTCGGGCAGCCCTTTGTTCCAGATGGTGGACCACGCCTGCCGGATGGTGGAGACGTGGCCGCGATGGGTGAACACGGCGTAACGCTGCTCAGGGATCCGCAGCCGGCTGAACTCCGGCGGCGCCAGGGTGAAGTCGGAGACCTCCACGCCGGAGATGTACTCGATGTTGCCCGAGTCGTCGCTGTTGCAGACGACGCCATAGGCGGCGCGGCCTACCTGGCTGGGGATGTGGCTCAGGTAGGGTCCGAAGCGTTGCCATTGCGCGGGGATGGCCGCGCAGGTTTCCGCCGTGTAGCGTTCGCTCAGGCCGGCGATCAACAGGGTCTTGCCTGCCTCGATGCGCGGCGGATCCAGGTGAGTCAGAAGGGTCTCGTCCATCTTGATGGGCTCCATGAGTTCGATATCCTGCAGCGTGCCTCGCGCGCGGAAGGCCTCGGGCGTGAGCCCGAAACAGTCGCGGAAGGCGCGGGTGAATGCCTCGTGAGAGCCGTAGCCAGCCTCCAGCGCGACGGCCAGGATATCCGGAGCGCCCCCGGCCAGCGCCCGAGCCGCCTCAGTCAACCGGCGGCCGCGCACATAGCGCATCACCGTAGCGCCCGTAACACTGCTGAAGGCGCGAATCAGGTGAAAGCGGGACACGCCAGCGGCAGTGGCGACAGCGTCCAGCGTGAGCTCTTCCGCGTAGTGGCTCTCAATGAACCAGAGGGCCTTCGCCACGGGATTCATGAATACGCTCTCCTCGGCACCTGGCCAGAATAGCTGTCGCGAACAGTATCGACTTGATCTGGATTGCGGTTGACGGGATCAGATCCGGATTAATCCTGGCGCAGGGCGCCGACGGGATCGATGCGGCTGGCCCGCCGGGCCGGCACATACGTAGCCAGTAGGGCGGCGGCCACCAGCAAGCCCGTCATCGCCAGCAGGGTGAGCGGTTCGGTGCGCTGCACTCCGTCCACCAGATGCTGCAGCAGCCGGACCGCGCCCCATGCGGCGGCCAGGCCCAGCAGCACTCCGGCCGCGATCATCGCCAGGCCCTGTTTCAGAACCAGCCGCAGCAGATCGGCTGCCGTGGCGCCCATCGCGATGCGGACCCCAAATTCCGGCACACGCCGGCCGGTGAGGTAGGCCATCACTCCATAGATCCCGATGCAGGCTAGCAACAAGGCCAGGCCGGCGAAGAGACCGAACAGGAACAGCAGGAAGCGCTGCCGAGCCAACATGCTGGTGGCCAGTTGCTCCATCGTGCGGATCTCATAGAGCACCTGGTCGCCGGTGGTGCCGCGCACAGCATTGGTCAAGGGCTCCACCACACTCAGGGGAGACCGGCTGGTGCGGACGGCCACCGACATCAGTTCGGACCAGCGCCGCACAAACCGGTCGGGCACCTGGGCGAAGGGGTAGTAGAACTGGGCCCGCACGCTGGCCTGATCGTCGACGGCCGGGCCCCAGTGACGGACGTGGCTCACCACGCCGACCACCAGCAGCGCGCTGTCTGACAGGTCGGGCATCCAGAGATGCTGGCCGACCGCCTGTTGGCGCGGGAACGCGCGCTGGGCCAGGACCTCATCGATCACGACGACGGGCGCGCCGCCGAGCTGGTCCTGATCAGTGAAGAAGCGTCCCTGGCGCAGCGCGATGCCCATCACCTTCAGGTACTCAGGCGTCACGCTGGTCGCGAGCGCGACGTTCTGATCGTTGGGGGCGATGACTCCTGGCACCGTGGAGTACCCAACCTGATTGTTGCCCTCGCGCATTGGCACGGTGTCGACCAGGGAAACCGCCTCCACGCCGGGCACCTGGCGCGCGCGGTCGAGCACATCGCGCCAGTTGGAGCGCATCTTGCCGGGCTCGGTGACGGCGCTGGGCGACAGGGCCATGCGGGTGACCAGCACATTGTTGATGTTGAGGCCGGGATCCAAAGCCGAGAGCCGCAGGAGAGTGCGGCCCAGCATTCCGGCGGAGACCAGCAGGACCACGGCGAGAGCGAGCTGGACGATGACGAATCCGCCATGGACCCGTCGCGACGCGCCGGCCAGGGTGCGCCCGCCGGCGCGCAGGGTGCGGTCGAGGCCGCGGGCAGGTGCGCGCAGGGCCGGCATCAGGCCGAACAGGAAGCCGCACGCGAGGGAGACGCCCACGGCCGCCAGCGCCACGCGCCAATCCAGCCGGATCTCCTCGATGCGCGGCATGATGCCGGGCCAGAAGTAGAGAAACGGGCGGACGCCGAAGGCGGCCAGGAACAGGCCGGACAAGCCGCCCGCGAGCCCGAGCACGGCACTCTCCGTGAGACACTGGCGGATCAATCGGGCCCGGCCTGCGCCCAGCGCGACCCGCATAGCGAGTTCCCGCTCGCGGGCGACGGCGCGCACCAGCAGCAGGCTGGCTACATTGGCGCACGCGATGAGCAGCAGGAGGCCGGCGGCGCCCAACAGCAGCCACAGCGTGGAGCGAACATCGTCCACCTGCGGTTTGAGCGGCGCGGCGACGAAACTGCGGGCGGTATTGGAGTCCGGATACTGGCGGGCTAGCTGGCTGCCGAGCAGTGACAGCTCCGCTCGGGACTGTTCGAGAGTGGCCCCCGGGCGGAGGCGGGCCACGACATTGATGCCGGGATGCGCCTTGCGGAGCGCCATGACCGGCTCAGTATTCTGGCCGAGCGGAGTGAAGACGTCGACCGCCTCGTCATCCAGCCGGAAGCCCACAGGCGCGATGCTGACCACGGTATGGGGCTTGCCTTCAAAGAGGATCGACGTGCCCAGCACCGCCGGATCGGCGGCAAAGCGGCGGCGCCAGAAGCCCTGGCCCAGGATCACGGCCGGCGCGGCGCCGCGGGTGTCCTCCTTCGGCAGAAACTCGCGGCCCAATGCCGGAGGGAGCCGCAGGACCGAGAAGAGCCCGGCCGAGATCTGACGGGCGGAGACATACTCCGCGTCGCCACGGCTGCCGAAGGTCCCGCCGCTGAATCGCCAGGCCGCCATCTCGAGGGATCGGCTGGCGCGCTGCACGTCCAGGAAATTCGGATAGGCGAAAGCCCACTGGTTGCCGAAACGGGTGGAGAACTCCGTCTGTTCGTGCAGCGAAACCAGGCGATCGGCCTCGGGATAGGACAGTGGTTTCAGCAGGACACCATTCACGATGGTGAACATCACCGTCGCCGCCCCGATGCCCAGCGCGAGCGTCAGCAGCGCTACGGTGGAGAAGCCCGGCTGGCGGCGCAGGGCGCGCACGGCGTACCGCACGTCCAGCACGAAATCCTCCAGCCAGCGGGTGCCCCGCGAGTCGCGGCAGGCTTCTTTCACCTGCTCAGGACCTCCGAGATCGAGGCGGGCCAAGCGCTGCGCCTCGGCCGGATCGTACCCCTGGGCAATGAGTTCGTCGACATGCAGGGCCAGGTGGAACTCAAGCTCCTTCTCGAGTTGCTGCTCAGACCGGGACCGGAACCACAGATGGCGCCAGCGGCTCATTCGGCCGCTCCTTCGGGCAC encodes the following:
- a CDS encoding aminotransferase class V-fold PLP-dependent enzyme; protein product: MFTRRGFIHSSAAAALGAAETKPALPDKANFRVQEFQTCLNAGRWHPLSNGARAAANLYQEYKQRGIWDRNGLRSGANPNAHGGSQAEAKQLFAKLINAAPEEIAFVQSTTAGENLVVQALGLPAAGANIVTDGLHFEGSLYLYDALMKQGLDVRLVKPKNWRIEMRDLEQAINKQTRLVAISLVSYINGFQHDLKRICDVAHANGALVYADIVQAAGAVPVDVKASGIDFCATASYKWLMGDFGLGFLYARKDLLEGRLKRTVYSYRQLRSFSNHMFPYDSPGPSAVGWEQDHSAAGYFEQGTLASAVSETLAYSLQYIQTLGVENIRRHSQSMIAHLRREVPKLGHPLITPEGSTGPLVAFQLENPQLVEAKLKKAKVDVAITDHRMRVSPSVYNDHEDVERLLRALGS
- a CDS encoding AraC family transcriptional regulator, with translation MNPVAKALWFIESHYAEELTLDAVATAAGVSRFHLIRAFSSVTGATVMRYVRGRRLTEAARALAGGAPDILAVALEAGYGSHEAFTRAFRDCFGLTPEAFRARGTLQDIELMEPIKMDETLLTHLDPPRIEAGKTLLIAGLSERYTAETCAAIPAQWQRFGPYLSHIPSQVGRAAYGVVCNSDDSGNIEYISGVEVSDFTLAPPEFSRLRIPEQRYAVFTHRGHVSTIRQAWSTIWNKGLPEAGLQIAEGPEFERYGEEFDGRTGSGGFEIWIPIKA
- a CDS encoding DUF1593 domain-containing protein produces the protein MRTSLRILIAGLALAGIAQPQPAPPVDNFNGHPRVIVLSDIGNEPDDQMSLIRFLLYSNELDIEGIVATTSTWQKKVVHPETMHTLVQAYGKVRPNLLQHAKGWPAAEDLDRLIFSGQAAYGMAATGADKLSEGAQAIIRAADRDDARPLWISLWGGANTLAQALIQVKATRDPAAVQKFVEKLRVYSISDQDDAGPWIRREFPALSYIVLPSTPTSGEYYYATWTGISGDVYYRNCAGANGAVVTNEWLDANIRSKGPLGKLYPKFAFIMEGDTPSFLGLLDNGLNAYRRPDWGGWGGRYLYRQPYGESHAIWTQGGDMFSRVTSQDTVTGLDGKEYISDHATIWRWRDAYQNDFAARMDWTSTDFAHANHNPHLVVNGYAGTAPVVLDAVVGQPLQLDATRSADPDGQKLNFTWFHYGEAGATGANLAAVTLAGADTSKAVVTPTAVCRPQWFAGVGRCSGIGVAHIILAVTDEGSPKLTSYRRVILNVRAAPPRQ
- a CDS encoding ABC transporter permease; translation: MSRWRHLWFRSRSEQQLEKELEFHLALHVDELIAQGYDPAEAQRLARLDLGGPEQVKEACRDSRGTRWLEDFVLDVRYAVRALRRQPGFSTVALLTLALGIGAATVMFTIVNGVLLKPLSYPEADRLVSLHEQTEFSTRFGNQWAFAYPNFLDVQRASRSLEMAAWRFSGGTFGSRGDAEYVSARQISAGLFSVLRLPPALGREFLPKEDTRGAAPAVILGQGFWRRRFAADPAVLGTSILFEGKPHTVVSIAPVGFRLDDEAVDVFTPLGQNTEPVMALRKAHPGINVVARLRPGATLEQSRAELSLLGSQLARQYPDSNTARSFVAAPLKPQVDDVRSTLWLLLGAAGLLLLIACANVASLLLVRAVARERELAMRVALGAGRARLIRQCLTESAVLGLAGGLSGLFLAAFGVRPFLYFWPGIMPRIEEIRLDWRVALAAVGVSLACGFLFGLMPALRAPARGLDRTLRAGGRTLAGASRRVHGGFVIVQLALAVVLLVSAGMLGRTLLRLSALDPGLNINNVLVTRMALSPSAVTEPGKMRSNWRDVLDRARQVPGVEAVSLVDTVPMREGNNQVGYSTVPGVIAPNDQNVALATSVTPEYLKVMGIALRQGRFFTDQDQLGGAPVVVIDEVLAQRAFPRQQAVGQHLWMPDLSDSALLVVGVVSHVRHWGPAVDDQASVRAQFYYPFAQVPDRFVRRWSELMSVAVRTSRSPLSVVEPLTNAVRGTTGDQVLYEIRTMEQLATSMLARQRFLLFLFGLFAGLALLLACIGIYGVMAYLTGRRVPEFGVRIAMGATAADLLRLVLKQGLAMIAAGVLLGLAAAWGAVRLLQHLVDGVQRTEPLTLLAMTGLLVAAALLATYVPARRASRIDPVGALRQD